One stretch of Archocentrus centrarchus isolate MPI-CPG fArcCen1 chromosome 5, fArcCen1, whole genome shotgun sequence DNA includes these proteins:
- the LOC115780276 gene encoding MAP kinase-activated protein kinase 2-like isoform X1, which yields MHHNQEEKSVNPITAQLGTATNGDSNSLGSNLGSGLTDLEPPAYSKLEFRRNAVTDDYKITSQVLGLGINGKVLECYCKKTGEKCALKILYDTPKARREVELHWRASGGPHIVRILSLYENMHQGKKCLLIVMECMEGGELFSRIQARGDQAFTEREVSEIMHDIGMAIDYLHHMDIAHRDVKPENLLYTTKESNATLKLTDFGFAKETTLHNSLQTPCYTPYYVAPEVLGPEKYDKSCDMWSLGVIMYILLCGFPPFYSNTGQAISPGMKQRIRLGQYEFPNPEWADVSEEAKQLIIQLLKTDPSERMTIGQFMNHPWISKSMVVPPTPLHTSRVLTEDKELWEDVKEEMTSALATMRVDYDQVKIKDLDTSNNPLLNKRRKRPVLLGADGGGGDQRGMCISQGEVAFSEEHGKIILEEQ from the exons atgcatcatAACCAGGAGGAGAAGTCGGTAAATCCTATTACTGCGCAGCTCGGGACGGCGACCAACGGTGACTCCAACAGCCTGGGAAGCAACTTGGGCAGCGGCCTCACTGACCTCGAGCCACCTGCTTACTCCAAACTGGAGTTCAGGAGAAATGCGGTGACGGATGACTACAAAATAACATCTCAGGTTCTCGGCCTGGGAATCAATGGCAAAGTACTGGAGTGTTATTGCAAGAAAACAGGAGAGAAATGTGCCCTCAAG ATTCTCTATGACACCCCTAAAGCCAGACGAGAGGTTGAGCTGCACTGGCGAGCGTCCGGAGGTCCCCACATTGTACGGATACTTAGCCTGTATGAGAACATGCACCAGGGGAAGAAATGTCTCCTCATTGTTATGGAATG CATGGAGGGAGGGGAACTGTTCAGTCGCATTCAGGCCAGAGGGGACCAGGCTTTCACAGAGAGAG AGGTGTCGGAGATCATGCATGACATCGGTATGGCCATAGACTACCTCCACCACATGGACATTGCTCACAGAGATGTAAAG CCTGAAAACCTGCTCTACACCACTAAGGAGAGTAATGCTACTCTAAAGCTGACTGACTTTGGCTTTGCTAAGGAGACAACACTGCACAACTCCCTGCAAACTCCGTGTTACACGCCGTATTATGTTG CGCCGGAAGTGCTTGGGCCAGAGAAATACGACAAATCATGTGACATGTGGTCTTTGGGTGTAATCATGTACATTCT actctgtgggtttcctccattCTACTCAAACACAGGCCAAGCCATCTCTCCAGGCATGAAGCAGAGGATCAGGTTGGGCCAATATGAGTTTCCGAATCCAGAGTGGGCAGACGTTTCTGAGGAAG CCAAACAGCTCATCATTCAATTACTGAAGACAGACCCCAGTGAAAGGATGACCATTGGACAGTTCATGAACCATCCTTGGATTAGT AAGTCCATGGTGGTCCCTCCGACACCCTTGCACACCTCTCGGGTTTTAACAGAGGACAAGGAGTTGTGGGAAGACGTAAAG GAGGAAATGACCAGTGCCCTGGCCACCATGCGCGTGGATTACGACCAGGTGAAGATCAAAGACTTGGATACATCCAACAACCCTCTGCTGAATAAGAGACGCAAGAGGCCCGTTCTTCTGGGAGCTGACGGAGGGGGTGGAGATCAAAGAGGAATGTGTATTAGTCAGGGAGAAGTAGCATTTTCTGAAGAACATGGTAAAATAATCCTGGAAGAACAGTAG
- the chchd4b gene encoding coiled-coil-helix-coiled-coil-helix domain containing 4b, giving the protein MSSVRQEGKDTIIFVTKEDHATPSNAELVEEDPNDPYEEQGLILASGEINWNCPCLGGMASGPCGTEFKDAFSCFHYSKEEVKGSDCLEQFRAMQDCMQHYPELYPQEDEKSPSKTSKDSETADALNENSSSAPEQDSDPKQAGTESSGES; this is encoded by the exons ATGAGCTCGGTCAGACAGGAAG GTAAAGACACAATCATCTTTGTCACCAAAGAGGATCATGCCACACCCAGCAATGCTGAGCTTGTGGAGGAAGACCCTAATGACCCATACGAGGAGCAAG GTTTAATTCTTGCCAGTGGGGAGATTAATTGGAACTGCCCCTGCCTGGGTGGGATGGCAAGTGGTCCCTGTGGGACTGAATTTAAAGATGCCTTCTCCTGTTTCCACTACAGTAAGGAGGAGGTGAAGGGTTCTGACTGCCTGGAGCAGTTCAGGGCTATGCAGGATTGTATGCAGCATTATCCAGAGCTCTACCCACAAGAAGATGAAAAATCACCCAGCAAGACCTCAAAAGACTCTGAAACTGCAGATGCGCTGAATGAAAACTCATCATCTGCTCCTGAGCAGGACTCTGATCCCAAACAAGCCGGCACAGAGAGCTCAGGGGAAAGCTAA
- the LOC115780308 gene encoding protein transport protein Sec61 subunit alpha-like 1 produces the protein MGIKFLEVIKPFCAVLPEIQKPERKIQFREKVLWTAITLFIFLVCCQIPLFGIMSSDSADPFYWMRVILASNRGTLMELGISPIVTSGLIMQLLAGAKIIEVGDTPKDRALFNGAQKLFGMIITIGQAIVYVMTGMYGDPSEMGAGICLLIIIQLFVAGLIVLLLDELLQKGYGLGSGISLFIATNICETIVWKAFSPTTVNTGRGTEFEGAIIALFHLLATRTDKVRALREAFYRQNLPNLMNLIATVFVFSVVIYFQGFRVDLPIKSARYRGQYNTYPIKLFYTSNIPIILQSALVSNLYVISQMLSTRFSGNFLVNLLGTWSDASSGGPARAYPVGGLCYYLSPPESFGSVLEDPVHAVIYIVFMLGSCAFFSKTWIEVSGSSAKDVAKQLKEQQMVMRGHRETSMVHELNRYIPTAAAFGGLCIGGLSVMADFLGAIGSGTGILLAVTIIYQYFEIFVKEQSEVGSFEGLFF, from the exons ATGGGCA TCAAATTCTTGGAGGTGATAAAGCCATTCTGTGCCGTGCTGCCAGAGATCCAAAAACCCGAAAGAAAG ATCCAGTTCAGAGAGAAGGTGTTATGGACTGCCATCACTCTTTTCATCTTTCTGGTGTGCTGCCAG ATTCCCCTGTTTGGCATAATGTCCTCAGACTCTGCGGATCCTTTCTACTGGATGAGAGTCATCCTGGCTTCAAACAGAG GTACTCTGATGGAGTTGGGTATCTCACCTATTGTCACCTCAGGCCTGATCATGCAGCTGCTTGCTGGAGCTAAGATTATTGAAGTTGGAGACACTCCAAAAGACAGAGCGCTCTTTAATGGAGCACAAAAAT tgtttgggATGATCATCACCATTGGCCAGGCGATTGTATATGTGATGACCGGCATGTATGGAGACCCATCAGAGATGGGTGCAGGCATCTGTCTGCTGATCATCATTCAG CTGTTTGTTGCCGGGCTGattgtgctgctgctggatgAGTTGCTCCAAAAGGGCTATGGTCTTGGTTCAGGGATCTCCCTGTTCATTGCTACCAACATCTGTGAGACGATTGTCTGGAAGGCCTTCAGCCCCACCACTGTGAACACTGGAAGAG gcaCAGAGTTTGAGGGAGCGATCATTGCTCTTTTCCATCTGCTTGCCACAAGGACGGACAAAGTGCGTGCTCTGAGAGAGGCCTTCTACAGACAGAATCTGCCTAACCTCATGAACCTCATTGCtacagtatttgttttttctgtagtGATATACTTTCAG GGATTCAGGGTGGATCTGCCCATCAAGTCAGCTCGCTACCGTGGGCAGTACAACACCTACCCCATCAAGCTCTTTTATACCTCTAACATCCCCATCATCCTGCAGTCTGCATTAGTCTCCAACTTGTATGTCATCTCCCAGATGCTTTCCACGCGCTTCAGTGGCAACTTCCTGGTTAATCTGCTCGGAACGTGGTCT GACGCATCATCTGGCGGCCCGGCCCGTGCTTACCCTGTCGGGGGACTCTGTTACTACCTCTCTCCCCCTGAATCGTTTGGCTCTGTTCTGGAGGACCCGGTCCACGCAGTAATCTACATCGTCTTCATGCTTGGTTCATGTGCCTTTTTCTCCAAAACCTGGATTGAAGTATCAGGCTCCTCTGCAAAAGAT GTGGCAAAACAGCTGAAGGAGCAGCAGATGGTGATGAGGGGACACAGAGAGACCTCAATGGTCCACGAACTTAACAG GTACATTCCCACTGCTGCTGCCTTTGGCGGGCTGTGCATCGGTGGTTTGTCAGTGATGGCGGACTTCCTTGGGGCCATTGGTTCCGGCACTGGTATCCTGCTGGCTGTCACCATCATCTATCAGTACTTTGAAATCTTTGTAAAAGAACAGAGTGAAGTAGGAAGCTTCGAGGGCCTGTTCTTCTAG
- the uroc1 gene encoding urocanate hydratase — MSTLKEICSGLPLDPLPSNRGRDPNVPHAPIRTPNLTAEEERVALRNALRYFPPSHHAMLAAEFAQELRQYGHIYMYRFCPTLRMRAYPIDQYPCRTRQAAAMMLMIMNNLDPAVAQFPQELVTYGGNGQVFSNWAQFHLVMHYLSEMTEEQTLVMYSGHPMGLFPSLPSSPRAIITNGMVIPNYSSRDQYEKMFALGVSMYGQMTAGSYCYIGPQGIVHGTMLTVLNAGRRYLGSDDLRGRVFVTSGLGGMSGAQAKAAVIAGCVGVIAEVDESPLRKRHEQGWLMEVTSSLDQCIKRIREAKSAKTPLSLGYHGNIVDLWERILLEFERTGELMVDLGSDQTSLHNPFNGGYYPVQLSFRQANQLMSTDPDRFRSIVQESLRRQIKAINKLADAGMFFWDYGNAFLLEAQRAGAEVQKVGGGATEFRYPSYVQNIMGDIFSLGFGPFRWVCTSGDPRDLAVTDDIAATVLEEMSTTVPDRVKQQYSDNIRWIREAGKHKMVVGSQARILYSDQKGRICIALAINQAISDGKVSAPVVISRDHHDVSGTDSPFRETSNVYDGSAFCADMAVQNFVGDAFRGATWVALHNGGGVGWGEVINGGFGLVLDGSEEASKRARLMLSWDVSNGVARRCWSGNSNAYETIQRTMEENRQLHVTMPYPVQDEHVLDRALQG, encoded by the exons ATGTCTACTTTAAAGGAGATATGCAGCGGTTTGCCCCTGGACCCTTTGCCATCTAACCGGGGAAGAGATCCAAATGTACCACATGCACCTATTCGCACTCCCAACCTCACAGCAGAAGAGGAGCGG GTGGCTCTGAGAAATGCCCTGCGTTATTTCCCCCCCTCCCACCATGCAATGCTTGCAGCTGAATTTGCTCAAGAGCTGCGGCAGTATGGGCACATATACATGTACCGCTTCTGCCCCACATTACGCATGAG AGCTTACCCCATCGATCAGTACCCATGCCGCACACGTCAAGCAGCTGCTATGATGCTGATGATCATGAACAACCTGGATCCAGCAGTCGCTCAG tttccCCAAGAGCTTGTCACCTATGGAGGGAACGGACAGGTGTTCAGTAACTGGGCCCAG TTCCACCTTGTGATGCATTACCTGAGCGAGATGACAGAAGAACAAACTCTGGTCATGTACAGTGGTCATCCCATGGGCCTTTTCCCCAGTCTGCCTTCCTCACCTCGCGCCATCATAACCAATGGCATG GTTATTCCAAATTACTCCTCCAGAGATCAGTATGAGAAGATGTTTGCACTGGGTGTGTCCAT GTACGGTCAAATGACAGCAGGCAGCTACTGTTATATAGGGCCTCAAGGGATTGTCCATGGCACTATG CTGACAGTGTTGAATGCTGGCCGGAGGTACCTGGGCTCTGATGACCTGAGGGGGCGTGTGTTTGTGACCTCTGGCTTGGGGGGCATGAGTGGAGCTCAGGCAAAAGCTGCCGTCATTGCCGGCTGTGTTGGTGTGATTGCAGAG gtggatgAGTCTCCACTGAGAAAGAGACATGAGCAGGGTTGGCTAATGGAGGTCACTAGCAGCTTGGATCAGTGCATTAAACGCATAAG AGAGGCCAAGAGTGCCAAGACTCCCCTCAGTCTGGGATATCATGGCAATATTGTAGACTTGTG GGAAAGAATCCTGCTAGAGTTTGAGAGGACAGGCGAGCTCATGGTAGATCTGGGTTCAGACCAGACCTCACTTCACAACCCATTCAACGGAGGCTACTATCCAGTGCAGCTCAGCTTCCGTCAGGCCAACCAGCTCATGTCCACGGATCCCGACCGTTTCCGCAGCATTGTCCAAGAAAG TCTCCGAAGACAAATAAAGGCTATCAACAAGCTTGCTGATGCAGGCATGTTCTTCTGGGACTATGGTAATGCTTTCCTACTGGAGGCCCAAAGAGCTG GTGCAGAGGTTCAAAAAGTTGGGGGAGGAGCCACAGAGTTCCGTTATCCTTCTTATGTGCAAAACATTATGGG GGACATTTTCTCATTGGGCTTTGGGCCATTTCGCTGGGTGTGCACATCTGGCGACCCCCGAGATCTCGCTGTAACCGATGACATTGCTGCCACTGTCCTGGAGGAAATGAGTACCACCGTACCCGATCGTGTCAAACAGCAGTACAGTGACAACATTCGCTGGATCAGAGAGgctggaaaacacaaaatg GTTGTAGGATCACAAGCCAGAATCCTCTACTCTGACCAGAAAGGAAGAATCTGCATTGCGTTGGCTATCAACCAGGCTATTTCTGATGGAAAAGTTTCA gCACCAGTGGTTATTAGCAGAGACCATCATGACGTTAGCGGCACAGACAGCCCCTTCAGAGAGACTTCCAATGTGTATGATGGCTCTGCCTTCTGTGCAG ACATGGCAGTCCAGAACTTTGTTGGTGATGCATTCAGAGGTGCTACGTGGGTAGCCCTGCACAATGGAGGTGGTGTTGGCTG GGGCGAGGTCATTAATGGAGGATTTGGTTTGGTGCTGGACGGATCAGAGGAGGCATCAAAGCGTGCCCGTCTGATGCTCAGCTGGGATGTCTCCAATGGG GTGGCTCGTCGCTGCTGGTCTGGAAATTCAAATGCCTATGAGACCATCCAGCGCACCATGGAGGAGAACAGGCAGCTACATGTCACCATGCCCTATCCTGTGCAGGATGAGCATGTGCTGGATCGTGCCCTGCAGGGCTGA
- the LOC115780276 gene encoding MAP kinase-activated protein kinase 2-like isoform X2, producing the protein MHHNQEEKSVNPITAQLGTATNGDSNSLGSNLGSGLTDLEPPAYSKLEFRRNAVTDDYKITSQVLGLGINGKVLECYCKKTGEKCALKILYDTPKARREVELHWRASGGPHIVRILSLYENMHQGKKCLLIVMECMEGGELFSRIQARGDQAFTEREVSEIMHDIGMAIDYLHHMDIAHRDVKPENLLYTTKESNATLKLTDFGFAKETTLHNSLQTPCYTPYYVAPEVLGPEKYDKSCDMWSLGVIMYILLCGFPPFYSNTGQAISPGMKQRIRLGQYEFPNPEWADVSEEAKQLIIQLLKTDPSERMTIGQFMNHPWISSMVVPPTPLHTSRVLTEDKELWEDVKEEMTSALATMRVDYDQVKIKDLDTSNNPLLNKRRKRPVLLGADGGGGDQRGMCISQGEVAFSEEHGKIILEEQ; encoded by the exons atgcatcatAACCAGGAGGAGAAGTCGGTAAATCCTATTACTGCGCAGCTCGGGACGGCGACCAACGGTGACTCCAACAGCCTGGGAAGCAACTTGGGCAGCGGCCTCACTGACCTCGAGCCACCTGCTTACTCCAAACTGGAGTTCAGGAGAAATGCGGTGACGGATGACTACAAAATAACATCTCAGGTTCTCGGCCTGGGAATCAATGGCAAAGTACTGGAGTGTTATTGCAAGAAAACAGGAGAGAAATGTGCCCTCAAG ATTCTCTATGACACCCCTAAAGCCAGACGAGAGGTTGAGCTGCACTGGCGAGCGTCCGGAGGTCCCCACATTGTACGGATACTTAGCCTGTATGAGAACATGCACCAGGGGAAGAAATGTCTCCTCATTGTTATGGAATG CATGGAGGGAGGGGAACTGTTCAGTCGCATTCAGGCCAGAGGGGACCAGGCTTTCACAGAGAGAG AGGTGTCGGAGATCATGCATGACATCGGTATGGCCATAGACTACCTCCACCACATGGACATTGCTCACAGAGATGTAAAG CCTGAAAACCTGCTCTACACCACTAAGGAGAGTAATGCTACTCTAAAGCTGACTGACTTTGGCTTTGCTAAGGAGACAACACTGCACAACTCCCTGCAAACTCCGTGTTACACGCCGTATTATGTTG CGCCGGAAGTGCTTGGGCCAGAGAAATACGACAAATCATGTGACATGTGGTCTTTGGGTGTAATCATGTACATTCT actctgtgggtttcctccattCTACTCAAACACAGGCCAAGCCATCTCTCCAGGCATGAAGCAGAGGATCAGGTTGGGCCAATATGAGTTTCCGAATCCAGAGTGGGCAGACGTTTCTGAGGAAG CCAAACAGCTCATCATTCAATTACTGAAGACAGACCCCAGTGAAAGGATGACCATTGGACAGTTCATGAACCATCCTTGGATTAGT TCCATGGTGGTCCCTCCGACACCCTTGCACACCTCTCGGGTTTTAACAGAGGACAAGGAGTTGTGGGAAGACGTAAAG GAGGAAATGACCAGTGCCCTGGCCACCATGCGCGTGGATTACGACCAGGTGAAGATCAAAGACTTGGATACATCCAACAACCCTCTGCTGAATAAGAGACGCAAGAGGCCCGTTCTTCTGGGAGCTGACGGAGGGGGTGGAGATCAAAGAGGAATGTGTATTAGTCAGGGAGAAGTAGCATTTTCTGAAGAACATGGTAAAATAATCCTGGAAGAACAGTAG